Proteins encoded within one genomic window of Bradyrhizobium sp. AZCC 1719:
- a CDS encoding ferredoxin--NADP reductase yields the protein MSAFYREKVLSVRHWTDTLFSFRATRDSGFRFQNGQFAMIGLEVEGRPLLRAYSMASANHEEELEFFSIKVADGPLTSKLQKIREGDEILVGRKATGTLITDNLILGKRLLLLSTGTGLAPFASLIKDPDVYERFETIVLVHGCRQVSELAYGEDLVAKLRDDELFGPLLSEKLLYYPTVTREPFRNRGRITDLISSEQLFNDIHQPPLNIETDRIMMCGSPAMLEELKQMFESGGFIEGSGNTPGHFVIEKAFVER from the coding sequence ATGAGCGCGTTCTATAGAGAGAAAGTCCTTTCTGTCCGCCACTGGACCGATACGCTTTTCAGCTTCCGGGCCACCCGCGATTCCGGTTTCCGCTTCCAGAACGGCCAGTTCGCGATGATCGGCCTCGAGGTCGAGGGCCGGCCGCTGCTGCGCGCCTACAGCATGGCCAGCGCCAATCACGAGGAAGAGCTCGAGTTTTTCTCCATCAAGGTCGCGGACGGGCCGCTGACCTCGAAGCTGCAGAAGATCCGCGAGGGCGACGAGATTCTGGTCGGCCGCAAGGCGACCGGCACGCTGATCACCGACAATCTGATTCTGGGCAAGCGCCTGCTGCTGCTCTCGACCGGCACGGGCCTCGCACCGTTCGCCAGCCTGATCAAGGACCCCGACGTCTATGAGCGGTTCGAGACCATCGTGCTCGTTCATGGCTGCCGCCAGGTTTCCGAACTTGCTTATGGAGAAGACCTGGTCGCCAAGCTGCGCGACGACGAGCTGTTCGGGCCGCTGCTGTCGGAGAAGCTGCTGTACTACCCGACCGTGACTCGCGAGCCGTTCCGCAATCGCGGCCGCATCACCGACCTGATCTCATCCGAGCAGTTGTTCAACGACATCCACCAGCCGCCGCTCAATATCGAGACCGACCGCATCATGATGTGCGGCAGCCCGGCCATGCTGGAGGAGCTGAAGCAGATGTTCGAATCCGGCGGCTTCATCGAAGGCAGCGGCAACACGCCCGGCCATTTCGTAATCGAAAAAGCGTTCGTCGAGCGCTAA
- a CDS encoding bifunctional folylpolyglutamate synthase/dihydrofolate synthase: MFDLPKYGDGVCLARMAELLNALRIDRAWLQRVSVVVTGSNGKGSTAAMVASIGRDYGLRTGLFTSPHLFRFNERIQVDGIEIGDDAFAQRKRLVDAAIADVSKRHGERFGAFEALFALACLYFQDSQCDFAVFEAGIGGRYDPIRLIGARETCVTSVDFEHVDLLGNSLELIASDKSDACAAGGTILYGENCRQLRPHLLEYNRSRGCTSLFVRNEVRIDNEAVAASGQQFDYQFGYHDFRRLELNLAGAFQFNNAAIAVTLFLLWLQREQPRKASDRIEAAIRAGLRNVRWPGRLEVIQQDPLTVIDVGHTPDGIRQSLASLTSIHGADGWILVTGASRDKKADEIVGVLAPSFDTIICTAAHHKGADPQAIATAARLGNSKATIHVATTIADAVRLSQEMAQEQQRKVYVAGGLFLAIEYATVAKGGRAGDLEFF; encoded by the coding sequence GTGTTCGACCTTCCGAAATATGGCGACGGCGTCTGCCTCGCGCGCATGGCCGAGCTGTTGAATGCGCTCAGGATCGATCGCGCGTGGCTGCAGCGCGTCTCGGTCGTGGTGACCGGCTCGAACGGCAAGGGCAGCACGGCGGCGATGGTTGCCAGCATCGGCCGCGACTACGGCCTTCGAACCGGCCTCTTCACTTCCCCGCATCTCTTCCGCTTCAACGAGCGGATCCAGGTCGACGGCATCGAAATCGGCGACGACGCCTTCGCCCAGCGCAAGCGGCTCGTCGATGCCGCCATCGCCGACGTCTCGAAGCGCCACGGCGAAAGGTTCGGCGCCTTCGAGGCGCTGTTTGCGCTGGCCTGCCTATACTTTCAGGACAGCCAATGCGATTTCGCGGTGTTCGAGGCCGGCATCGGCGGCCGCTATGATCCAATCCGCCTGATCGGCGCGCGCGAGACTTGCGTCACCTCGGTCGATTTCGAGCATGTCGACCTGCTCGGCAACTCGCTTGAACTGATCGCTTCCGACAAAAGCGACGCCTGCGCCGCCGGCGGAACGATCCTGTATGGCGAAAACTGCCGCCAGCTTCGGCCGCACCTCCTGGAATATAACCGCTCGCGGGGCTGCACCTCGCTGTTTGTTCGCAACGAGGTCCGCATCGACAACGAGGCCGTGGCGGCGTCTGGGCAACAATTTGACTACCAGTTTGGATATCATGATTTTCGTCGCCTAGAGCTTAACCTGGCCGGCGCGTTCCAGTTCAACAACGCGGCCATCGCGGTCACGCTGTTCCTGCTCTGGCTGCAACGCGAGCAGCCGCGCAAGGCTTCCGATCGCATCGAAGCAGCAATACGCGCCGGCCTGCGCAACGTCCGCTGGCCCGGCCGCCTGGAGGTCATCCAGCAAGACCCGCTCACGGTGATCGACGTCGGCCACACGCCGGACGGCATCCGGCAATCGCTGGCGAGCCTCACGTCGATTCATGGTGCCGACGGCTGGATTCTCGTCACTGGCGCCTCGCGCGACAAGAAGGCCGACGAGATCGTCGGCGTGCTGGCGCCGTCGTTCGATACGATCATCTGCACCGCGGCGCACCACAAGGGCGCGGACCCGCAAGCCATCGCCACCGCCGCGCGACTTGGCAATTCCAAAGCAACCATTCATGTCGCGACGACAATCGCGGATGCCGTGCGGCTCTCGCAGGAGATGGCTCAGGAACAACAACGAAAAGTGTATGTGGCGGGAGGGTTATTCCTGGCGATCGAATACGCAACCGTCGCGAAGGGCGGCCGCGCGGGGGATTTGGAGTTTTTCTGA
- a CDS encoding NADP-dependent oxidoreductase, with protein sequence MSDTVNRQILLVEKPTGKLGPEHFKMVNGSVPEPKDGEALVRTRYISLDAANRAWMHGATYRAAVEANTVMAGGSIAEVVASKASSLAPGDIVFGDTGWQDYAAVPAKHLNKMPKMEPMTHLLSVYGIAGLTAYFGLLHVGKPKQGETVVVSAAAGSVGSIVGQIAKIKGCNVIGIAGGKDKCQWLTSELGFDAAVDYKDGATFKALRSAAPKGIDVYFDNVGGEILEACLSLMNNRGRIACCGAISQYDGVPSAHGPRGVPGLIVVKRLVMQGFIVMDFMDQSAAALADLQSWVASGKLKVQEDVIDGIENTPKALIGLLAGENRGKRMVRV encoded by the coding sequence ATGAGCGACACCGTCAATCGTCAGATCCTGCTGGTCGAAAAGCCGACCGGAAAGCTCGGACCTGAGCATTTCAAGATGGTCAACGGGAGTGTTCCCGAGCCGAAGGATGGCGAGGCGCTGGTGCGGACGCGCTATATTTCGCTGGACGCCGCCAACCGCGCGTGGATGCACGGTGCGACCTATCGCGCTGCCGTCGAGGCCAACACGGTGATGGCTGGTGGCAGCATCGCGGAGGTCGTCGCCTCGAAGGCTTCAAGCCTCGCGCCGGGCGATATCGTATTCGGCGATACCGGCTGGCAGGATTACGCCGCCGTGCCGGCAAAGCATCTGAACAAGATGCCTAAAATGGAGCCGATGACGCATCTGCTCAGCGTCTACGGCATCGCCGGCCTCACTGCCTATTTTGGTCTCCTGCATGTCGGCAAGCCGAAGCAAGGTGAGACCGTCGTCGTGTCGGCTGCCGCCGGCTCCGTCGGATCGATCGTCGGGCAGATCGCCAAGATCAAGGGCTGCAACGTCATCGGCATTGCCGGCGGCAAGGACAAGTGCCAGTGGCTCACGTCCGAACTCGGCTTCGACGCCGCGGTCGATTACAAGGACGGCGCCACCTTCAAGGCGCTGCGATCAGCCGCGCCGAAGGGCATCGACGTCTATTTCGACAATGTCGGCGGCGAGATCCTCGAAGCCTGCCTTTCGCTGATGAACAACCGCGGCCGCATCGCCTGCTGCGGAGCGATCTCGCAATATGACGGCGTGCCGTCCGCGCACGGTCCACGCGGCGTGCCCGGCCTGATCGTGGTGAAGCGCCTCGTCATGCAGGGCTTCATCGTGATGGACTTCATGGACCAGAGCGCCGCCGCGCTTGCCGATCTGCAGTCCTGGGTCGCCTCCGGCAAACTGAAGGTGCAGGAGGACGTGATCGACGGAATCGAGAACACGCCGAAAGCGCTGATCGGCCTGCTCGCCGGCGAGAACCGCGGCAAGCGCATGGTCAGGGTGTAG
- a CDS encoding efflux RND transporter permease subunit: MISKFFIERPVLSNVIAILMILIGGVCLFRLAVAQYPDVVPPTVQVTTRYPGASAKTVIDTVALPIEQQVNGVEDMLYMQSYSGADGSYSLTVTFKIGTDLNFAQVLVQNRVSSALSQLPQSVQNQGVTVQKRSTAILLFVTLTSPKATYDSLFLSNYATINIRDELSRLPGVGNVTVFGAGQYSMRVWLDPNKLQARNLMPQDVISAIQQQSQQVTAGQVGAPPAPAGQAFQYTLNVSGRLDDTSEFENVIVKTGSSGDVTRVRDVGWVELGAQTYSQMFSLNNKPATGIGVFQSPGANALEVEQAVQKKMAELAKGFPQDIKYDTPFNTTKFVSESINEVYKTLIEAGLLVLVVILIFLQDWRAMLVPATTVPVTIIGAFAAMAALGFTVNISTLFAIVLAIGIVVDDAIIVVEGAAHNIEKGMSGHDAAISAMDVLFAPIIGITLVLVSVFLPSAFLPGLTGRMYAQFALVIAATALLSAINAATLKPTQCALWLRRPAPPEQRNFFYRGFNAVYNRLEAWYGRVIGRLVAHSNVSVICALILIAIGGYGLSRVPTGFIPIEDQGYLLVAVQLPDGAALERTQRVLTRVSDITAKTAGVEQVITIAGISALDNSSSLANAGVAYLILKEWSARGEGEDLRSLFVGLNEKLSVIEEARILVVPPPPIQGIGNAAGFAMQVQLRDGNSDFSKLQAITGAVVSNASTQTALQRVSSPFRSMVPQFDVEVDRVKAQTMHVTTDQVFSTLSSYMGSSFVNQFNKFGRTFQVYTQGDAQFRLTPRDIERLTVRNSQGDMIPLGAVAKITPAVGPSLISLYNLYPSASIIGLPATGYSSGQSMNLMEEIAAKTLPPGTGFEWTAMSYQEKVVGGQIYWAFGLALLLVYLVLAGQYESWYAPISVILAVPLSLLGPMLVLSGLRIENNLYTQIGIILLIALSAKNAILIVEVALELHVRDRKPLLESAVEAARARFRPILMTSFAFILGVVPLVLATGAGANARKSIGITVFSGMLASTCLAVLFVPTFFVVIQRFENWLKERKRKKADVQATAATH; encoded by the coding sequence ATGATTTCAAAATTTTTCATCGAGCGGCCCGTTCTTTCCAATGTCATCGCGATCCTGATGATTTTGATCGGCGGCGTCTGCCTGTTCCGGCTCGCTGTCGCCCAATATCCCGACGTCGTGCCGCCCACGGTGCAGGTCACTACCCGCTATCCCGGCGCCAGCGCGAAAACCGTGATCGACACGGTAGCGCTGCCGATCGAGCAGCAGGTCAACGGCGTCGAGGACATGCTCTACATGCAGTCCTACAGCGGCGCCGACGGCTCCTATTCGCTGACGGTCACCTTCAAGATCGGCACCGACCTCAACTTCGCGCAGGTGCTGGTGCAGAACCGGGTCTCGAGCGCGCTGTCGCAACTGCCGCAATCGGTGCAGAACCAGGGCGTCACCGTGCAGAAGAGGTCGACGGCGATCCTCTTGTTCGTGACGCTGACATCGCCGAAAGCGACCTATGACAGCCTGTTCCTGAGCAACTACGCCACCATCAACATTCGCGACGAGCTGTCGCGCCTGCCCGGCGTCGGCAACGTCACCGTGTTCGGGGCTGGCCAGTATTCGATGCGGGTCTGGCTCGATCCGAACAAGCTGCAGGCACGCAACCTGATGCCGCAGGATGTGATTTCGGCGATCCAGCAGCAGAGTCAGCAGGTCACCGCCGGCCAGGTCGGTGCGCCGCCGGCGCCAGCAGGGCAGGCGTTTCAATATACGCTGAACGTCAGCGGCCGACTCGACGACACTAGCGAGTTCGAGAACGTGATCGTCAAGACCGGCAGTAGCGGCGACGTCACGCGCGTGCGCGACGTCGGCTGGGTCGAGCTCGGCGCCCAGACCTACAGCCAGATGTTCTCGCTCAACAACAAGCCAGCCACCGGCATCGGCGTGTTCCAGTCGCCGGGCGCCAACGCGCTCGAGGTCGAGCAGGCGGTTCAGAAAAAGATGGCGGAGTTGGCGAAGGGATTCCCGCAGGACATCAAGTACGACACGCCATTCAATACCACCAAATTCGTCTCCGAATCGATCAACGAGGTCTACAAGACGCTGATCGAGGCCGGCCTTCTTGTTCTCGTCGTGATCCTGATCTTCCTGCAGGACTGGCGCGCGATGCTGGTGCCGGCGACGACGGTGCCGGTGACCATCATCGGCGCATTCGCGGCGATGGCGGCGCTCGGCTTCACCGTGAACATCTCGACGCTGTTTGCGATCGTGCTGGCGATAGGCATCGTGGTTGACGACGCCATCATCGTGGTCGAAGGCGCCGCCCATAATATCGAGAAGGGAATGTCCGGCCATGACGCGGCGATCAGCGCGATGGACGTGCTGTTCGCGCCGATCATCGGCATTACGCTGGTGCTGGTCTCGGTGTTCTTGCCGTCAGCGTTCCTGCCGGGATTGACCGGGCGGATGTATGCGCAGTTCGCGCTGGTGATTGCGGCCACCGCGCTGCTCAGCGCCATCAATGCGGCGACGCTGAAGCCGACGCAGTGCGCGTTGTGGCTGCGCCGGCCAGCGCCGCCGGAGCAGCGCAACTTTTTCTACCGCGGCTTCAATGCTGTCTATAACCGTCTTGAGGCCTGGTATGGCCGGGTGATCGGCCGGCTGGTCGCGCACAGCAATGTATCTGTGATCTGCGCATTGATCCTGATCGCGATCGGCGGCTACGGCCTGTCGCGGGTGCCGACCGGTTTCATTCCGATCGAGGACCAGGGCTATCTGCTGGTGGCCGTGCAACTGCCCGACGGTGCGGCGCTCGAGCGGACCCAGCGTGTGCTGACGCGGGTCAGCGACATCACCGCCAAAACCGCAGGCGTCGAGCAGGTGATCACCATCGCCGGCATTTCCGCGCTCGACAATTCATCCAGCCTCGCCAATGCCGGCGTGGCCTATCTGATCCTCAAAGAGTGGAGTGCGCGCGGCGAGGGCGAGGATCTGCGGTCGCTGTTCGTCGGCTTGAACGAAAAGTTGTCGGTGATCGAGGAAGCACGGATCCTGGTGGTCCCGCCGCCACCGATCCAGGGCATCGGCAATGCGGCCGGCTTTGCGATGCAGGTGCAGCTTCGCGACGGCAATTCCGATTTCAGCAAGTTGCAGGCGATCACTGGTGCTGTCGTTTCCAATGCGTCAACGCAAACCGCGCTGCAACGGGTCAGTTCGCCGTTCCGTTCGATGGTGCCGCAGTTCGACGTCGAGGTGGACCGGGTCAAGGCCCAGACCATGCATGTCACCACCGACCAGGTGTTCTCGACGCTGTCGTCCTACATGGGGTCGAGCTTCGTCAACCAGTTCAACAAGTTCGGCCGCACCTTCCAGGTCTATACGCAGGGAGACGCGCAATTCCGCCTGACCCCGCGCGACATCGAAAGGCTGACGGTGCGCAACAGCCAGGGCGACATGATCCCGCTCGGCGCGGTGGCGAAGATCACGCCGGCGGTCGGGCCGTCGCTGATCAGCCTGTATAACCTCTACCCATCGGCATCCATCATCGGGCTGCCGGCCACGGGTTACAGCTCCGGCCAGTCGATGAATCTGATGGAAGAGATCGCCGCAAAGACGCTGCCGCCGGGCACCGGCTTCGAGTGGACGGCGATGTCGTATCAGGAGAAGGTCGTCGGCGGCCAGATCTACTGGGCGTTCGGCCTGGCGCTGCTGCTGGTGTACCTCGTGCTGGCCGGACAGTATGAGAGCTGGTACGCGCCGATCTCGGTCATTCTCGCGGTGCCGTTGTCGCTGCTCGGCCCGATGCTGGTGCTGAGCGGGCTGAGGATCGAGAACAACCTCTACACCCAGATCGGCATCATCCTGTTGATCGCGCTGTCGGCCAAGAACGCCATCCTGATCGTCGAGGTGGCGCTCGAGCTCCACGTGCGCGACCGCAAGCCGCTATTGGAATCGGCCGTCGAGGCAGCGCGCGCTCGCTTCCGTCCGATCCTGATGACGTCGTTCGCCTTCATCCTCGGCGTCGTGCCGCTGGTGCTCGCCACCGGCGCCGGCGCCAATGCGCGGAAGTCGATCGGCATCACCGTGTTCTCGGGCATGCTGGCGTCAACGTGTCTCGCCGTGTTGTTCGTGCCGACGTTCTTCGTCGTGATCCAGCGGTTCGAGAACTGGCTGAAGGAGCGGAAGCGGAAGAAGGCGGACGTACAGGCGACGGCGGCGACGCATTAA
- a CDS encoding efflux RND transporter periplasmic adaptor subunit, which yields MKASRSPARLRSHGTVTQKGAAACRAAFAVAAMGILSACEQNTFVPPPPPKVEVAPPLQRPFTRYLEATGNTAAIKNVDLVARVQGFLQSINYKDGDFVKEGTSLFTIEPDTYKLKLEQAQAAESGAQASVRQTEADFKRQQELVQRQAVSQATLDNSTAARDNAQASLLQAQVNTKIAAVNYGYTNVVAPFDGVVSAHLVSVGELVGASSPTQLATIVALDPIYVNFNVNEQDVLRIREEARRRGLTPDDLRQVPIEVGLQTETGFPHKGTLDYAATTLNQSTGTLPVRGVLPNADRALLPGFFVRIRVPLDQVQNALLVPDVALGSDQAGRYVLVVNGENVVEQRKVRVGPLEGELRVIEEGLKADDRVITAGLLRAIPGQKVDPQLKIVEAQPASAK from the coding sequence ATGAAGGCTTCGCGTTCGCCTGCACGCTTGAGATCACACGGCACTGTCACGCAAAAAGGCGCCGCCGCCTGCCGTGCAGCTTTCGCCGTTGCTGCGATGGGCATCTTAAGTGCCTGCGAACAAAATACTTTTGTTCCTCCACCGCCGCCGAAGGTCGAAGTTGCGCCGCCCCTGCAACGGCCTTTCACGCGCTATCTGGAAGCGACCGGCAATACGGCGGCGATCAAGAATGTCGATCTGGTCGCGCGCGTGCAGGGCTTTCTGCAATCGATCAACTACAAGGATGGCGACTTCGTAAAGGAGGGCACATCCCTGTTCACGATCGAGCCCGACACCTACAAGCTGAAGCTCGAACAGGCGCAGGCCGCGGAATCCGGCGCGCAGGCATCGGTGCGGCAGACCGAGGCGGATTTCAAGCGTCAGCAGGAGTTGGTGCAGCGGCAGGCCGTTTCCCAGGCCACGCTGGATAATTCCACCGCGGCCCGCGACAATGCGCAGGCGAGCCTGCTGCAGGCCCAGGTCAATACCAAGATCGCGGCGGTCAACTACGGCTACACCAATGTGGTCGCGCCGTTCGACGGCGTTGTGAGCGCGCATCTCGTCTCCGTCGGCGAACTGGTCGGCGCTTCGTCGCCGACGCAACTCGCCACCATCGTGGCTCTCGACCCGATCTACGTGAATTTCAACGTCAACGAACAGGACGTGCTGCGAATCCGCGAGGAAGCGCGCCGGCGCGGCCTGACGCCCGATGATCTCAGGCAGGTGCCGATCGAGGTCGGATTGCAGACCGAGACCGGCTTTCCGCACAAGGGCACGCTCGACTATGCCGCCACCACGCTGAACCAGTCGACCGGCACGCTGCCCGTGCGCGGCGTGCTGCCCAATGCGGACCGCGCGCTGCTGCCGGGATTCTTCGTCCGAATCCGCGTGCCTTTGGACCAGGTGCAGAACGCGCTGCTCGTGCCCGACGTCGCGCTCGGCAGCGACCAGGCCGGACGTTATGTGCTGGTCGTGAACGGCGAAAATGTCGTCGAGCAGCGCAAGGTGCGCGTCGGGCCGTTGGAAGGCGAGCTGCGCGTCATCGAGGAAGGCCTCAAGGCCGATGACCGCGTGATTACCGCCGGGCTGTTGCGTGCGATCCCCGGCCAGAAGGTCGATCCGCAACTGAAAATAGTCGAAGCGCAGCCGGCGTCGGCCAAGTAG
- a CDS encoding FAD-dependent monooxygenase: MRIAVIGGGPGGLYFAYLWKRRHPDAHIDLFEQNPEGATWGFGVVFSEQALEFLRADDPETVDAITPRMESWKNITLNLRGESVEIDGVGFSSIGRLELLTILQQRVREAGVTARYDTTIQSIDELGGYDLIVAADGLNSLVRRGFEKEFGASVSHSTNKFAWYGTSKRFATLSQTFVKTDVGFFNAHHYRYSPAMSTFLVECDAATWQAYGFEHKTIEQSQAICEEIFASTLDGHSLVSNRSVWRNFPWIWNERWSHGNMVLIGDALHTAHFSIGSGTRLAIEDAIALTKALEAENDIPAGFARYQAERKPIVQKLVTAARTSADWYEHFPEHMKLDLMDFAYSYITRSGRIADARLRAMSPEFMTRYEAAKKIGSQA; encoded by the coding sequence GTGCGTATCGCCGTCATCGGCGGAGGCCCCGGCGGCCTCTACTTCGCCTATCTCTGGAAGCGCCGTCATCCGGACGCGCATATCGATCTGTTCGAACAGAACCCCGAAGGCGCGACCTGGGGGTTTGGCGTGGTGTTCTCCGAACAGGCGCTGGAATTTTTGCGCGCCGACGACCCCGAGACGGTCGACGCCATCACGCCGCGGATGGAGAGCTGGAAGAACATCACGCTCAATTTGCGTGGTGAGAGCGTCGAGATCGACGGCGTCGGTTTCTCCTCGATCGGCCGGCTCGAACTGCTTACCATCCTGCAGCAGCGCGTGCGCGAGGCGGGCGTGACGGCACGATACGACACCACGATCCAGTCGATCGACGAACTCGGCGGATACGACCTGATCGTTGCCGCCGACGGGCTGAACTCGCTGGTGCGCCGCGGGTTTGAGAAGGAATTCGGCGCCTCGGTTTCACACTCGACCAACAAATTCGCCTGGTACGGCACCAGCAAACGCTTTGCCACGCTGTCGCAGACGTTCGTGAAGACTGATGTGGGCTTCTTCAACGCGCATCACTATCGCTATTCGCCCGCCATGAGCACGTTCCTGGTCGAATGCGATGCGGCGACCTGGCAGGCCTATGGCTTCGAGCACAAGACGATCGAACAGTCGCAGGCGATCTGCGAGGAGATATTTGCTTCGACGCTGGACGGCCATTCGCTGGTGTCGAACAGATCGGTGTGGCGCAATTTTCCCTGGATCTGGAATGAGCGGTGGTCGCACGGCAACATGGTGCTGATTGGCGACGCCCTGCACACCGCGCATTTCTCGATCGGCTCAGGCACGCGACTCGCCATCGAAGACGCGATCGCGCTGACCAAAGCGCTGGAGGCGGAAAACGATATTCCCGCAGGCTTCGCCCGCTACCAGGCTGAACGCAAGCCGATCGTGCAGAAGCTGGTGACGGCGGCGCGCACCAGCGCCGACTGGTACGAACATTTCCCCGAACACATGAAGCTCGACCTGATGGATTTTGCCTACAGCTACATCACCCGCTCTGGGCGGATCGCCGACGCGCGGCTGCGCGCGATGTCGCCGGAATTCATGACGCGTTACGAGGCAGCGAAAAAAATCGGGAGCCAGGCATGA
- a CDS encoding benzoate-CoA ligase family protein, with product MTSEISDLVPRDNPGAREIGFAIPERYNASRILFDNLAAGRGGRLALTGPGGTRTYAELCTEAAQWGHGFQSLGLKRGDRILMFLDDTPAYPAAFFGAVRSGFVPLLINTLTPPELLQFYLSDAGAAVAVAEAEFTSRFNAEACKDTPLQTLIVVNGVAGEHAVPHTVDAAKWLQGFATNLPEADTHRDEMAFWMYSSGSTGRPKGIVHLQHDMAYSEQAFARSVLKLGSDDICFSVPKIFFAYGFGNAITFPFSVGAATLLLPGQPKPATIFQAIEKYRPSVFYGLPTLYTSLTKAEGAATTDFSSLRMALSAAEVLSAEVFNGWKKLTGLEIIEGLGSTEVLHIYLSNRPEKKKLGAAGLRVPGYEILLKDKDGREVGDNEEGILWVRGDSNTPLYWNRPDKSAETIRDEGWIYTGDRFMRDADGFHFFRGRADDLVKISGQWVYPLEVELCLAEHPDIRECAVFAAELPDRRMTLKAVVVMNKGEFDATNATKTLQDYVKAKLLPYKYPREITFIEELPKTGTGKIDRQALMRM from the coding sequence ATGACGTCAGAAATTTCCGATTTGGTCCCCCGCGACAATCCGGGAGCGCGCGAGATCGGCTTTGCGATCCCGGAACGCTATAACGCGAGCCGCATCCTTTTCGATAACCTTGCGGCCGGTCGAGGCGGCCGGCTGGCGCTGACCGGCCCCGGCGGCACGCGCACTTATGCAGAGCTCTGCACTGAAGCCGCTCAATGGGGCCACGGCTTTCAGTCGCTGGGCTTGAAGCGCGGCGACCGCATCCTGATGTTCCTCGATGACACGCCGGCCTACCCGGCGGCGTTTTTCGGCGCGGTGCGCTCAGGCTTCGTGCCGCTGCTGATCAACACGCTGACGCCGCCGGAGCTCCTGCAGTTCTACCTCTCGGACGCCGGCGCAGCGGTAGCGGTAGCGGAGGCCGAGTTTACCTCGCGGTTCAACGCGGAGGCCTGCAAGGATACGCCGCTGCAAACCCTCATTGTGGTCAATGGCGTAGCGGGCGAGCACGCCGTGCCACACACCGTCGACGCGGCGAAGTGGCTACAGGGCTTCGCCACCAACCTTCCGGAAGCCGACACCCACCGCGACGAGATGGCGTTCTGGATGTATTCCTCCGGCTCGACCGGACGTCCCAAGGGCATCGTTCATCTGCAGCACGACATGGCCTATAGCGAGCAGGCGTTTGCCCGCAGCGTGCTCAAGCTCGGATCCGACGACATCTGCTTCTCGGTGCCGAAGATTTTCTTCGCCTACGGCTTCGGCAATGCCATCACCTTCCCGTTCTCGGTCGGCGCGGCGACGCTGCTGCTGCCAGGACAACCGAAGCCGGCCACGATCTTCCAGGCGATCGAAAAGTATCGACCGTCCGTGTTCTACGGGTTGCCGACACTCTACACCTCGCTGACCAAGGCCGAGGGTGCGGCGACAACCGATTTCTCGTCGCTGCGGATGGCGCTGTCGGCGGCCGAAGTCTTATCGGCGGAGGTGTTCAACGGCTGGAAAAAGCTGACGGGGCTCGAGATCATCGAAGGGCTCGGCTCGACGGAAGTCCTGCACATCTATCTTTCCAACCGCCCCGAGAAGAAGAAGCTCGGTGCGGCCGGCCTGCGCGTGCCCGGTTACGAGATCCTGCTGAAGGACAAGGACGGCCGCGAGGTCGGCGATAACGAAGAGGGGATCTTGTGGGTCCGCGGCGATTCCAACACGCCGCTGTACTGGAACCGGCCGGACAAGTCCGCCGAGACCATTCGCGACGAGGGGTGGATCTACACCGGCGACCGTTTCATGCGTGATGCCGATGGCTTCCATTTCTTCCGCGGCCGCGCCGACGACCTGGTCAAGATATCAGGCCAGTGGGTCTATCCGCTCGAGGTCGAGCTCTGCCTTGCCGAGCATCCCGACATCAGGGAATGCGCGGTGTTCGCGGCCGAACTGCCGGACCGCCGGATGACGCTGAAAGCTGTGGTAGTGATGAACAAGGGCGAGTTCGATGCGACGAACGCCACCAAGACATTGCAGGACTACGTCAAGGCAAAGCTGCTGCCTTACAAATATCCGCGCGAGATCACCTTCATCGAGGAACTGCCGAAGACCGGCACCGGCAAGATCGACCGGCAGGCATTGATGAGGATGTAA
- a CDS encoding MarR family winged helix-turn-helix transcriptional regulator has translation MPSKPQTITMDAVYTAPGYLFRRMQQIAVSIFVEECSAFDLTPVQYAALVAIHTHPGIDATRLSAVIAFDRSTLGNVIERLESKALIERKPSREDKRVKLLYLSKSGAAVLRDIMPSVERAQVRMLQPLKPADRKTLLALLAQLVDLNNEASRVPLRAEDALEHLGKAG, from the coding sequence ATGCCGAGTAAGCCACAAACGATCACGATGGATGCGGTCTATACCGCGCCCGGCTATCTGTTCCGGCGGATGCAGCAGATCGCGGTCTCTATCTTCGTCGAGGAATGCAGTGCGTTCGACCTGACGCCGGTGCAATATGCGGCGCTGGTCGCGATCCACACCCATCCGGGCATCGATGCCACCCGGCTTTCGGCGGTGATCGCGTTCGACCGCTCGACCCTCGGCAACGTCATCGAGCGTCTGGAGAGTAAGGCGCTGATCGAGCGCAAGCCCTCGCGCGAGGACAAGCGGGTCAAGCTGCTCTATCTCTCGAAATCGGGCGCAGCCGTGCTGCGTGACATCATGCCGTCGGTCGAGCGCGCCCAGGTCAGGATGCTGCAGCCGCTGAAGCCTGCTGACCGCAAGACCCTGCTGGCGCTCCTGGCGCAGCTCGTCGATCTCAACAATGAAGCCTCGCGCGTGCCGCTGCGCGCCGAGGACGCGCTGGAGCATCTGGGGAAGGCGGGGTGA